The following coding sequences lie in one Herpetosiphonaceae bacterium genomic window:
- a CDS encoding GAF domain-containing protein, with protein MSERLAHWLETHESEIIPRWARRIRERGVSDERLGTSELRTTFFVQAYAGLIAAARGDYSMLTAALNQAPHLRGRTDRTLPQLLEIPFQIRRILWDLALQEDEPQVMMQVLAEFEPLTEWMVGVLSRQFGQEIELALRQRIDEAEFMATQLAMATEEADFVAMRINRLFKFSQALSGSLQLHELVSIIGQELQQALSADRCAIWLRADQQLINARAWGYPQPLETIRYALEETSLVPQALRRAKPWLLPDPSSTQDGGWVDPQSALLALPLLAGEDRLGVIVIQGPPDRLSTEQIALAQSLANQAALALENARLYEQIVRFNAELEQRIQERTQELRAERDRLDLLYAISSAVISTLDVDTMLNELLQVLAQRMSVSHGSVLLLDTETAQLVRRATLGSNNKQISHFPIGMGVAGWVAQHRMPVLIDDVMLDPRWVEPQVAEGEHKHRGSLLGVPITASDGLLGVLILSHPEIGYFKQEHQRVLTVVANEVASALHNADLYYYISEQAAKLAMMVQAERATSSQSQAILQSIADGVVVCDCDGQVMLANPMSARILEQPLEELFMANIHEILRTLKISGPERSPLRDLLADPRDDQGQPRQFRTTFRIGPRSVDMALGPVLTDRGELLGGVAILRDITREIESDRLKTEFIGTVSHELRTPMTVIKGYVQLLGMGSMGELSPTQRQLLDTIKTSAERMTAIINDLLDITKIESGSVELDFKPVRVLDTVSMTVNSQQTLLTSREQNLLIDAPMEMPPVLVDTTRFQQILDNLLSNAIKYTPKQGQITIAARKIQGKDLPAEQRAGLATRRTYVQIDVTDTGIGIAPEDQERIFERFYRVESDLKVEAGGTGLGLAIVRPLALLMGGRLWLTSELGKGSTFTLILPVAG; from the coding sequence ATGAGCGAACGCTTAGCCCATTGGCTTGAAACCCACGAGTCCGAGATCATTCCGCGCTGGGCGCGCCGCATCCGTGAGCGTGGCGTCAGCGACGAGCGACTTGGCACCTCCGAGCTACGTACCACGTTCTTCGTGCAGGCCTACGCGGGATTGATCGCGGCGGCGCGTGGCGACTACTCCATGCTTACTGCTGCGCTCAACCAGGCCCCGCATCTGCGTGGACGCACCGACCGAACGCTGCCGCAACTGCTGGAGATTCCGTTCCAGATCCGTCGCATCCTGTGGGATCTGGCGCTGCAAGAGGACGAGCCGCAGGTGATGATGCAGGTGTTGGCCGAGTTCGAGCCGCTCACCGAGTGGATGGTCGGCGTGCTCTCGCGGCAGTTCGGCCAGGAGATCGAGCTGGCGCTGCGTCAGCGGATCGACGAGGCGGAGTTTATGGCGACGCAGCTTGCGATGGCGACTGAGGAGGCTGATTTTGTTGCCATGCGCATCAACCGGCTCTTCAAGTTCTCCCAGGCGCTCAGCGGCAGCCTCCAGCTTCACGAGCTGGTCAGCATTATCGGGCAGGAGCTGCAACAGGCGCTCAGCGCCGACCGCTGCGCGATCTGGCTGCGCGCCGACCAGCAGTTGATCAACGCGCGCGCCTGGGGCTACCCGCAGCCGCTCGAAACGATCCGCTACGCGCTCGAAGAAACAAGCCTGGTGCCGCAGGCGCTACGCCGCGCCAAGCCCTGGCTGCTGCCCGATCCATCGTCGACTCAAGACGGCGGCTGGGTCGATCCCCAGTCGGCGCTGCTGGCGCTGCCGCTGCTGGCCGGCGAAGATCGGCTGGGCGTGATCGTGATCCAGGGGCCGCCGGATCGTCTCAGCACGGAGCAGATCGCGCTGGCGCAATCGCTGGCAAACCAGGCCGCGCTGGCGCTGGAGAATGCCCGGCTGTACGAGCAGATCGTGCGCTTCAACGCCGAGCTTGAGCAGCGCATTCAGGAGCGCACCCAGGAGCTTCGTGCCGAGCGCGACCGTCTCGATCTGCTCTACGCGATTTCGAGCGCCGTGATCAGCACGCTCGACGTAGACACGATGCTGAACGAGCTGCTCCAGGTGCTCGCGCAGCGCATGTCGGTCAGCCATGGATCGGTGCTGCTGCTGGATACCGAGACGGCTCAGCTTGTGCGGCGGGCGACGCTCGGCAGCAATAACAAGCAGATCAGCCACTTCCCGATCGGCATGGGCGTCGCCGGATGGGTCGCGCAGCATCGCATGCCGGTGCTGATCGACGACGTGATGCTCGACCCGCGCTGGGTCGAGCCGCAGGTTGCCGAGGGCGAGCACAAGCATCGCGGCTCGCTGCTGGGCGTGCCGATCACGGCCTCCGATGGGCTGCTGGGCGTGCTGATCCTGTCGCATCCAGAGATCGGCTACTTCAAGCAGGAGCACCAGCGCGTGCTGACCGTCGTCGCCAACGAGGTTGCGAGCGCGCTGCACAACGCCGATCTGTACTACTATATCAGCGAGCAGGCCGCGAAGCTGGCGATGATGGTCCAGGCCGAGCGCGCGACCTCCAGCCAGAGCCAGGCGATCCTGCAATCGATCGCCGATGGCGTGGTCGTCTGCGACTGTGACGGACAGGTCATGCTCGCCAATCCGATGAGCGCGCGTATCCTTGAGCAGCCGCTGGAAGAGCTGTTCATGGCGAATATCCACGAGATCCTGCGCACGCTCAAGATCTCCGGCCCTGAGCGCTCGCCGCTGCGCGACCTGCTGGCCGATCCACGCGACGATCAGGGCCAGCCACGCCAGTTCCGCACCACGTTCCGCATCGGGCCGCGCTCGGTGGATATGGCGCTCGGCCCCGTGCTGACCGATCGCGGCGAGCTGCTGGGCGGCGTGGCGATCCTGCGCGACATCACCCGTGAGATCGAGTCGGACCGGCTCAAGACCGAGTTTATCGGTACGGTCAGCCACGAGCTGCGCACGCCGATGACGGTGATCAAAGGCTATGTCCAACTGCTCGGCATGGGCTCGATGGGCGAGCTAAGCCCCACCCAGCGCCAGCTGCTCGACACGATCAAGACCAGCGCCGAGCGCATGACGGCGATCATCAACGATCTGCTCGACATCACCAAGATCGAGTCGGGCAGTGTGGAGCTTGACTTCAAGCCGGTGCGCGTCCTCGACACCGTGAGCATGACGGTCAATAGTCAGCAAACGCTGCTGACCAGCCGCGAGCAAAACCTGCTGATCGATGCGCCGATGGAGATGCCTCCTGTGCTGGTCGATACCACGCGCTTCCAGCAGATCTTGGACAATCTGCTCTCGAATGCGATCAAGTACACGCCCAAGCAGGGCCAGATCACGATCGCGGCCAGGAAGATCCAGGGCAAAGATCTGCCAGCCGAGCAGCGCGCGGGCCTGGCGACGCGCCGCACCTACGTGCAGATCGACGTGACCGATACCGGTATCGGCATCGCGCCCGAAGACCAGGAGCGTATCTTCGAGCGCTTCTACCGCGTCGAGAGCGACCTGAAGGTCGAGGCGGGCGGGACAGGTCTGGGCCTGGCGATCGTGCGTCCGCTGGCGCTGCTGATGGGCGGTAGGCTCTGGCTCACCAGCGAGCTTGGCAAAGGCTCGACGTTTACGCTGATCCTGCCGGTTGCGGGGTAG
- a CDS encoding SpoIIE family protein phosphatase gives MLDIGVAERPKAGATISGDSYLVKNHGDQALVAVIDGLGGGMAAAEAARKAYDAIDNLADRPLSMIMQAAHNACMGTRGAVIGLLRLDLVHQEAQYVGVGNIGIYVISQHTIKPLSRNGIVGYRMPSLMEHKARFDGGDTFILFSDGISMRFSEAPLMSEVLEPQPLAERILEHFGKSIDDATVVVAKTRSVSPQHP, from the coding sequence ATGCTCGATATAGGCGTGGCCGAGCGACCCAAGGCTGGGGCCACGATCTCCGGCGATAGCTACCTGGTCAAGAATCATGGCGACCAGGCGCTGGTCGCCGTGATCGACGGATTGGGCGGCGGGATGGCTGCCGCCGAGGCCGCCCGGAAAGCATACGACGCCATCGACAACCTTGCCGATCGCCCGCTCTCGATGATCATGCAGGCCGCGCATAACGCCTGTATGGGCACGCGCGGCGCGGTGATCGGCCTGCTGCGGCTCGATCTTGTCCATCAGGAGGCGCAGTACGTCGGCGTCGGCAACATCGGGATCTACGTGATCAGCCAGCACACGATCAAGCCGCTCTCGCGCAACGGGATCGTCGGCTACCGCATGCCGTCGCTGATGGAGCACAAGGCCAGGTTCGACGGCGGCGATACCTTTATCTTGTTCAGCGACGGCATCTCGATGCGCTTCTCGGAAGCGCCGCTGATGAGCGAGGTGCTGGAGCCGCAGCCGCTGGCCGAGCGGATCTTAGAGCACTTCGGCAAAAGCATCGACGACGCGACGGTGGTCGTGGCGAAGACCCGGTCTGTCTCCCCCCAGCACCCATAA
- a CDS encoding anti-sigma regulatory factor: protein MDTATKALPIKREVDVYIAMGFGRKLASSLGFNDIERTKIEIMILELARNILRHANGEGDITIAPVEHDNRRGMLITARDDGPGIPDIARALQDGFSTTGTLGAGLPGVRRLADAFTIDSAPGSGTIVKAWKWHNPPKRG from the coding sequence ATGGATACAGCTACGAAGGCGCTTCCAATCAAGCGTGAAGTTGATGTCTATATTGCGATGGGCTTTGGACGCAAGCTCGCCTCAAGCCTTGGCTTTAACGATATCGAGCGGACCAAGATCGAAATCATGATCTTGGAGCTGGCCCGTAACATTTTGCGGCACGCCAACGGCGAGGGAGACATCACCATCGCTCCGGTCGAGCACGACAACCGTCGAGGCATGCTGATCACCGCGCGCGACGATGGGCCGGGCATTCCCGATATTGCCCGCGCGCTTCAGGATGGCTTCAGCACCACCGGCACGCTTGGTGCAGGGCTACCGGGCGTGCGCCGCCTTGCCGATGCATTCACGATCGATTCCGCGCCGGGCAGCGGCACCATAGTCAAAGCATGGAAATGGCACAACCCCCCGAAACGAGGATAG
- a CDS encoding ABC transporter substrate-binding protein, whose product MPRVRNFAVLIIALLLAACGTPATTDSSSTGAATGATTAPQGGAAGKTYRVGIVQQTTHPALDDARRGVETALKESGLNIEIIAKNPQNDPATLATITDGFRDEKLDLVFTVGTQPAQAGFKSLQGSGIPMVFNTVVDPYKAGVAKSETDHPGVTGIQALPPVQQVFDMMLKMQPETKKVGNIWTSSEKNSEVVTGIAREYAKSKGIEFVERNVTKADEVLQAAESLAADKVDTILILTDSTVVSALESVVKVANDNDIGLYCGDPASAGRGCTAGLGLDYYDNGYISAKEQGIAILKGAKPEDLPIRKQEKQVIAINTAAAQEQDVTISEEVAKMATQTLDKITPKK is encoded by the coding sequence ATGCCACGTGTTCGCAATTTTGCCGTCCTGATCATTGCCCTACTATTGGCAGCCTGCGGCACGCCCGCAACAACCGACAGCTCATCGACGGGTGCCGCGACCGGCGCGACGACCGCGCCGCAGGGCGGCGCCGCTGGCAAGACCTACCGGGTCGGCATCGTTCAGCAGACCACTCACCCGGCGCTCGACGACGCACGGCGTGGCGTCGAAACCGCGCTCAAGGAGTCGGGCTTGAACATCGAGATCATCGCCAAGAACCCGCAGAACGACCCGGCGACGCTGGCGACGATCACCGATGGCTTCCGCGACGAGAAGCTCGATCTGGTCTTCACCGTGGGCACGCAGCCAGCGCAGGCGGGCTTCAAGAGCTTGCAGGGATCGGGCATTCCGATGGTCTTCAACACCGTCGTCGATCCCTACAAGGCAGGCGTCGCCAAGTCGGAGACGGACCATCCGGGCGTTACGGGCATCCAGGCGCTACCTCCCGTGCAGCAGGTGTTCGATATGATGCTCAAGATGCAGCCGGAAACCAAGAAGGTCGGCAACATCTGGACATCGAGCGAAAAGAACTCCGAGGTCGTCACCGGCATCGCGCGCGAGTACGCCAAGAGCAAAGGCATCGAGTTCGTCGAGCGCAACGTCACCAAGGCCGACGAAGTGCTCCAGGCGGCGGAAAGCCTGGCGGCGGACAAGGTGGATACGATCCTGATCCTGACCGATAGCACCGTCGTCTCGGCGCTGGAGTCGGTGGTCAAGGTCGCTAACGACAACGACATCGGCCTCTACTGCGGCGATCCGGCCTCGGCTGGCCGTGGCTGCACCGCCGGTCTGGGCCTCGACTACTACGACAACGGCTACATCAGCGCCAAAGAGCAGGGCATCGCGATCCTCAAAGGCGCGAAGCCGGAAGACCTGCCGATCCGCAAGCAGGAGAAGCAGGTGATCGCGATCAACACCGCTGCGGCGCAGGAGCAGGACGTGACGATCTCCGAAGAGGTTGCCAAGATGGCGACGCAAACCCTGGATAAGATCACGCCCAAGAAGTAG
- a CDS encoding ATP-binding cassette domain-containing protein, producing MMIQLRNIHKFFHRGEGHEVHALRGIDLDIGPGEFVTLIGTNGAGKSTLLNTIAGVYAPDEGSISIGGRDVTRQQEHQRASLIGRVFQNPLDGTAGSLTIEQNMALALRRGHRRGFSLGVTRERREHFRSVLKTLGLGLEERLQAPVRLLSGGQRQALTLLMATLQRPQVLLLDEHTAALDPGAAAQVESLTRHLIAEHGLTALMVTHNMQQALALGTRTLMLHSGQIILDLRSPERDGLTVQDLIAHFARTRKEVLADDELMLT from the coding sequence ATGATGATCCAGCTACGCAACATCCACAAATTCTTCCATCGCGGCGAGGGCCACGAGGTCCACGCGCTGCGCGGCATCGACCTCGACATCGGCCCTGGCGAGTTCGTCACGCTGATCGGCACCAACGGCGCTGGCAAGTCCACGCTGCTCAACACCATCGCGGGCGTGTACGCGCCCGACGAGGGCAGCATCTCGATCGGTGGGCGCGACGTGACCAGACAGCAGGAGCACCAGCGGGCCAGCCTGATCGGGCGAGTCTTTCAAAACCCGCTCGACGGCACCGCAGGCTCGCTGACGATCGAGCAGAACATGGCGCTCGCGCTACGGCGCGGTCACAGGCGCGGCTTTAGCCTGGGCGTGACGCGCGAGCGACGCGAGCATTTTCGCTCGGTGCTCAAAACGCTGGGGCTAGGGCTGGAAGAGCGGCTGCAAGCGCCCGTGCGGCTGCTCTCCGGCGGCCAGCGGCAGGCGCTCACGCTGCTGATGGCGACGCTGCAACGTCCGCAGGTCTTGCTGCTCGACGAGCATACCGCCGCGCTCGATCCCGGCGCCGCCGCCCAGGTGGAGAGCCTGACACGCCACCTGATCGCCGAGCATGGCCTGACCGCGCTGATGGTCACGCACAACATGCAGCAGGCGCTCGCGCTGGGCACGCGCACGCTGATGCTGCACAGCGGGCAGATCATTCTCGATCTGCGCAGCCCGGAGCGCGACGGCCTCACCGTTCAAGACTTGATCGCGCATTTCGCCCGCACCCGCAAGGAGGTGCTCGCCGACGACGAGCTGATGCTGACGTAG
- a CDS encoding class I SAM-dependent methyltransferase has product MKKLDFRQSYRDLVQSVKQKYAPDEAMHQAIGAEFEAFGIIERELLIQYGLQPNQYVIDVGCGSGRLAKPLSAYLKGPYLGTDVVPDLVDYARALVGRADWRFEVTEGLSIPEHDEQANMVCFFSVFTHLLHEQSYIYLREARRVLKPGGKIIFSFLDFAIPCHWDIFDGNIADIGGDHPLNMFISRDAIAAWSSHLDLEIEAMHDGDKPHIPLSQPVTLDDGRVMEGLGNLGQSVCVLVKR; this is encoded by the coding sequence ATGAAGAAGCTCGACTTTCGCCAAAGCTACCGCGACCTTGTGCAATCGGTCAAGCAGAAGTATGCCCCGGACGAGGCGATGCATCAAGCGATCGGGGCGGAGTTCGAGGCATTCGGGATCATCGAGCGCGAGCTGCTGATTCAGTACGGCCTACAGCCCAACCAGTACGTGATCGATGTCGGCTGCGGCTCTGGCCGATTGGCGAAGCCGCTTTCCGCGTATTTGAAGGGACCCTACCTCGGCACGGATGTCGTGCCTGATCTGGTTGACTACGCGCGTGCGCTGGTGGGTCGTGCGGATTGGCGCTTCGAGGTGACGGAGGGCTTGTCGATCCCCGAACACGACGAGCAGGCCAACATGGTGTGCTTTTTCTCGGTGTTTACCCACCTCTTGCACGAACAGTCGTATATCTATCTGCGCGAGGCCAGGCGCGTGCTCAAGCCGGGCGGCAAGATTATCTTTTCGTTTCTGGACTTCGCGATCCCGTGCCATTGGGATATTTTCGACGGCAATATTGCCGACATCGGCGGCGACCATCCGCTGAATATGTTTATCAGCCGCGATGCGATTGCAGCATGGAGCAGCCACCTCGATCTTGAGATTGAGGCGATGCACGACGGCGATAAGCCGCATATCCCGCTATCGCAGCCGGTGACGCTGGATGATGGACGTGTTATGGAAGGACTCGGCAATCTTGGTCAGTCGGTCTGCGTCCTGGTTAAACGCTGA
- a CDS encoding M24 family metallopeptidase, producing the protein MDTHEYTAKRERLHDLMRRHGADAVWLTQTANVAWLSGGNRSYIDATTDYGVAALLVTPDRRYVLTNTIEGERLRHEEGFADWEIVAEPWFQAPARFDELTKGMRVLADRPHPTAIDVSADLIKLRAPLTPPEIERYRALGHDAGAALARAARAVERGMTEHAIAGLIARETFAIGAFPTVVLVASDERLQTVRHPLPTDRRVQRVVMMVLCARRHGLIANLTRIVHVGPAPDELQRRIKAVSQIDATAIAATRPGARIAEVFAQIRQAYADVGFADEWRNHHQGGACSYGGRDYIATPESAEVVNAPQAFAWNPSVPGAKSEDTVLITEAGAEILTPSPDWPIQRYEVGGQTIERPAVLEL; encoded by the coding sequence ATGGATACGCACGAGTACACAGCCAAACGCGAGCGTCTTCACGACCTGATGCGGCGGCACGGCGCCGATGCCGTCTGGCTGACGCAGACCGCCAATGTCGCCTGGCTCTCCGGCGGCAATCGCAGCTACATCGACGCTACCACCGACTACGGCGTAGCCGCGCTGCTGGTGACGCCCGACCGGCGCTATGTGCTGACCAACACGATCGAGGGCGAGCGCCTGCGGCACGAGGAGGGCTTCGCCGACTGGGAGATCGTCGCCGAGCCCTGGTTTCAAGCGCCCGCGCGCTTCGACGAGCTGACCAAGGGCATGCGCGTCCTCGCCGATCGCCCGCATCCCACTGCGATCGACGTGAGCGCGGATCTGATCAAGCTGCGCGCGCCGCTGACGCCGCCGGAGATCGAGCGCTATCGTGCATTAGGCCACGACGCCGGCGCGGCGCTGGCACGAGCGGCTCGCGCGGTCGAGCGCGGCATGACCGAGCACGCCATCGCGGGGCTGATTGCCCGCGAGACGTTCGCCATCGGCGCGTTTCCGACGGTGGTGCTGGTGGCGTCGGACGAGCGCCTGCAAACGGTTCGCCATCCGCTGCCCACCGATCGGCGCGTCCAGCGCGTGGTGATGATGGTGCTCTGCGCGCGGCGGCATGGCCTGATCGCCAACCTGACGCGGATCGTCCACGTTGGTCCAGCGCCCGATGAGCTCCAGCGGCGGATCAAGGCGGTGAGCCAGATCGACGCGACAGCCATCGCCGCCACCCGGCCCGGAGCGCGCATCGCCGAGGTCTTCGCGCAGATCCGGCAGGCGTATGCCGATGTCGGCTTTGCCGACGAGTGGCGCAACCATCATCAGGGCGGCGCGTGCTCCTACGGCGGGCGGGATTATATCGCCACGCCGGAGAGCGCCGAGGTTGTGAACGCGCCGCAGGCGTTTGCCTGGAATCCAAGCGTGCCCGGCGCAAAGTCGGAGGACACCGTGCTGATCACCGAGGCCGGAGCGGAGATTCTCACACCCTCCCCGGACTGGCCGATACAGCGCTATGAGGTCGGCGGCCAGACGATCGAGCGGCCAGCGGTGCTTGAGCTGTAG
- a CDS encoding galactokinase, translating into MPNQLPETRRVQLARLFTQVFDAPPTLFTRAPGRVNLIGEHTDYNEGFVLPAAINRAAYVAARPRDDRQLRLYARQKDEHATLALDELKPDLVTGWAAYIAGMADFLQQAGHTLTGADLMIDGDVPQGAGLSSSAALEMAIGATLLALAGHEIDRVQLAQVGQRTEHHYIHVLSGIMDQLISALGKANHALLIDCRNYSTQPLPLQRDVQIVVCNSKVKRELAHSGYNQRRAECDEAVRLLRAVLPEITTLRDVTPDHLDQHADLLPENVLKRARHVVTENARVLESAEVLRRGDLQRFGALMNEAHASYRDDFEASIREIEVLVHAAQTLTGVYGSRLTGGGWGGCTVSLVADEAVERFCSTVSTIYEHEVGYTPDIYVCTAADGVEVVPVEEEQTAT; encoded by the coding sequence ATGCCTAATCAGCTTCCTGAAACGCGCCGGGTCCAGCTCGCCCGGCTTTTTACGCAGGTGTTCGACGCGCCGCCGACGTTGTTTACACGCGCGCCGGGTCGAGTCAACCTGATTGGCGAGCATACCGATTATAACGAAGGCTTTGTGCTGCCCGCAGCGATCAATCGCGCGGCCTACGTGGCGGCGCGCCCCCGCGACGACCGACAGTTGCGCCTGTATGCCAGGCAAAAAGACGAGCACGCGACGCTCGCGCTGGACGAATTGAAGCCGGATCTCGTCACGGGCTGGGCGGCCTACATCGCCGGCATGGCCGATTTTCTCCAGCAGGCCGGGCATACGCTGACCGGCGCGGATCTGATGATCGATGGCGATGTGCCGCAGGGCGCGGGACTCTCATCGTCCGCCGCGCTGGAAATGGCGATCGGCGCGACGCTGCTGGCGCTGGCCGGGCACGAGATCGACCGGGTGCAGCTGGCTCAGGTCGGGCAGCGCACCGAGCACCATTATATCCATGTGCTGAGCGGGATCATGGATCAACTGATCTCGGCGCTGGGCAAGGCCAATCACGCGCTGCTGATCGACTGTCGCAACTACAGCACGCAGCCGCTACCGCTGCAACGCGATGTCCAGATCGTCGTGTGTAACAGCAAGGTCAAGCGCGAGCTGGCGCATTCGGGCTATAATCAGCGCCGCGCGGAGTGCGACGAGGCGGTGCGGCTGCTGCGCGCGGTGCTGCCCGAAATTACAACCCTGCGCGATGTCACGCCCGATCACCTCGATCAGCACGCCGATCTGCTGCCGGAGAACGTGCTCAAGCGCGCGCGGCATGTTGTCACCGAGAATGCGCGCGTGCTTGAGAGCGCCGAAGTGTTGCGGCGCGGCGATCTCCAGCGCTTCGGGGCGCTGATGAACGAGGCGCACGCCAGCTACCGCGACGATTTCGAGGCCAGCATCCGCGAGATCGAGGTGCTGGTCCACGCCGCGCAAACGCTGACGGGCGTCTATGGCTCGCGGCTAACCGGCGGCGGCTGGGGCGGCTGTACCGTCAGCCTGGTCGCGGACGAGGCGGTCGAGCGCTTTTGCAGCACGGTCAGCACGATCTATGAGCATGAGGTCGGGTACACGCCCGACATTTATGTCTGCACGGCGGCGGATGGCGTCGAGGTCGTTCCGGTGGAGGAAGAGCAGACCGCCACGTAG
- a CDS encoding type III pantothenate kinase yields MLLAIDIGNTNIKFGLYDGDTRVEVWRISTERHRLTDDYAVIVRNLFALRKYDLAQVRGCAISCVVPPLTAVFIELARNYLGVEPIVIGPGVKIGMRLLIDTPRELGADRVAHAVAAYQRYGGPVIVIEFGTATVFDVVSREGDYIGGAIAPGLAISAEALSTSAAKLYQVDLVRPPRAIGKNTVHYMQSGIVLGWAALTEGLIHRMWDELGERATVVATGGLSQVIMDALPADDKVIDYIADNLVLEGLHRIYRINQGA; encoded by the coding sequence ATGCTCCTGGCGATCGATATTGGCAATACAAACATTAAATTTGGCCTGTACGACGGCGATACCCGCGTTGAGGTCTGGCGCATCTCAACCGAGCGGCACAGGCTGACCGACGACTACGCGGTGATTGTGCGCAATCTGTTCGCGCTGCGCAAGTACGATCTGGCGCAGGTGCGCGGCTGCGCGATCTCGTGTGTGGTGCCGCCGCTGACGGCGGTCTTTATCGAGCTGGCCCGCAACTATCTTGGCGTCGAGCCGATCGTGATCGGGCCGGGCGTCAAGATCGGGATGCGGCTGCTGATCGACACGCCGCGCGAGCTTGGAGCCGACCGCGTGGCGCATGCGGTCGCGGCATACCAGCGCTACGGCGGCCCGGTGATCGTGATCGAGTTCGGCACGGCCACCGTCTTCGATGTTGTCTCGCGCGAGGGCGACTACATCGGCGGGGCGATTGCGCCGGGCCTTGCCATCTCGGCGGAGGCGCTCTCCACCTCGGCGGCCAAGCTCTATCAGGTCGATCTGGTGCGTCCACCGCGCGCGATCGGCAAAAACACCGTCCACTACATGCAATCGGGGATCGTCCTGGGCTGGGCCGCGCTGACCGAGGGCCTGATCCATCGCATGTGGGATGAGCTGGGCGAGCGCGCGACCGTCGTAGCGACCGGCGGGCTATCGCAGGTGATCATGGATGCGCTGCCCGCCGACGATAAGGTGATCGACTACATCGCCGATAATCTGGTGCTCGAAGGCTTGCACCGGATCTATCGGATCAACCAGGGCGCGTAG
- the coaBC gene encoding bifunctional phosphopantothenoylcysteine decarboxylase/phosphopantothenate--cysteine ligase CoaBC → MLAGKHIVLGVSGSIASYKVIELARQLTVAGALVDVVMTAEATRFVTPLSFQSLTYRPVYTEMWSTLENAAAHIKLGHDADLVVIAPATAHTIASIAAGFADNLILTTVLATRAPVLLVPAMETNMWRNAATQENVAVLRRRGLHVMEPDEGLLASGLVGSGRLPDILRIEAEMRVLLGRAHGRMAGRKVVVTAGGTHEPLDPVRFIGNRASGQMGFALAEAARDEGAQVVVIAGQTAYAAPYGVEVVRVETAQQMHDAVHAAMTDADLLLMNAAVADYRPAQTADHKLKKTHAELTIELQRTPDILQSLVEVTQPVKVGFAAETNDLLTYAADKMRRKGLDMIVANDAVSSIGQSEIEVTVLAADGSHERLPRQPKAAAAQAILERVLHHWPERIGRRMS, encoded by the coding sequence ATGCTGGCTGGCAAACACATTGTTCTGGGCGTTTCGGGGAGCATCGCAAGTTACAAAGTGATCGAGCTGGCGCGGCAGCTTACGGTTGCCGGGGCGCTCGTCGATGTGGTGATGACCGCAGAGGCGACGCGCTTTGTCACGCCGCTCAGCTTTCAAAGCCTAACCTATCGTCCGGTCTATACCGAGATGTGGTCGACGCTCGAAAACGCGGCGGCGCATATCAAGCTGGGCCACGACGCCGATCTGGTGGTGATCGCGCCCGCCACGGCCCATACCATCGCCAGCATCGCGGCTGGCTTTGCCGACAATCTCATCCTGACGACGGTGCTCGCCACACGCGCGCCGGTGCTGCTCGTGCCTGCGATGGAAACCAACATGTGGCGCAACGCCGCTACTCAGGAGAATGTCGCGGTGCTGCGACGGCGCGGCCTGCATGTCATGGAGCCAGACGAGGGCCTGCTCGCGTCGGGGCTGGTGGGGAGCGGACGCCTGCCCGACATCCTGCGGATCGAAGCCGAGATGCGCGTGCTGCTGGGCCGCGCGCATGGCCGCATGGCCGGTCGCAAGGTTGTGGTCACGGCTGGCGGCACGCACGAGCCGCTCGATCCGGTGCGCTTCATCGGCAATCGGGCGTCGGGGCAGATGGGCTTTGCGCTGGCGGAGGCGGCGCGGGACGAGGGCGCGCAGGTGGTGGTGATCGCGGGGCAGACCGCCTATGCAGCGCCGTACGGCGTCGAGGTGGTGCGTGTCGAGACGGCGCAGCAGATGCACGATGCGGTTCATGCCGCGATGACCGACGCCGATCTGCTGCTGATGAACGCCGCTGTCGCAGATTATCGCCCGGCGCAAACGGCGGATCATAAATTGAAGAAGACCCACGCGGAGCTGACGATCGAGCTGCAACGCACGCCCGACATCCTGCAATCGCTGGTGGAGGTCACGCAGCCGGTCAAGGTGGGCTTTGCCGCCGAAACCAACGATCTGCTAACCTATGCCGCCGATAAAATGCGGCGCAAGGGCCTGGACATGATCGTCGCCAACGATGCCGTCAGTAGCATCGGACAATCCGAGATCGAGGTGACGGTGCTGGCCGCAGACGGCAGCCACGAGCGATTGCCGCGACAGCCGAAAGCGGCGGCGGCCCAAGCGATTCTGGAGCGCGTGCTCCACCATTGGCCCGAACGGATCGGGCGTCGAATGAGTTGA